The following proteins come from a genomic window of Achromobacter sp. AONIH1:
- a CDS encoding ABC transporter ATP-binding protein encodes MSALLEVRNLRVEFPTRRGTLRALDDVSFSIEAGEVLGVVGESGAGKSLTGAAIIGLLEPPGRVAAGEILLGGRRIDNLPDEQMRRVRGREIGAVFQDPLTSLNPLYTVGRQLAETIVTHLDLSWSQARTRAVELLAATGIPAARERIDHYPHQFSGGMRQRVVIALALAAEPRLVVADEPTTALDVSIQAQIIELLKRLCREQGTAVMLITHDMGVIAETADRVAVMYAGRVAEIGPVADVIHKPRHPYTAGLMGSIPALDSHAQRLVQIDGSMPRLNAIPTGCAFNPRCGQKLPRCTQDRPELMAAGTSRAACWLHEEKVAA; translated from the coding sequence ATGAGCGCATTACTTGAAGTCCGCAACCTGCGCGTGGAGTTCCCCACGCGCCGCGGCACGCTGCGCGCGCTGGACGACGTGTCCTTCTCGATCGAGGCGGGCGAGGTCCTGGGCGTGGTCGGCGAATCCGGCGCCGGCAAGTCGCTGACCGGCGCGGCCATCATCGGCCTGCTGGAGCCGCCCGGGCGCGTGGCCGCCGGCGAGATCCTGCTGGGCGGTCGCCGCATCGACAACCTGCCCGACGAGCAGATGCGCCGCGTGCGCGGCCGCGAGATCGGCGCCGTGTTCCAGGATCCGCTGACCTCGCTGAATCCGCTGTACACCGTGGGTCGGCAGCTGGCCGAGACCATCGTCACGCACCTGGACCTGAGCTGGTCGCAGGCGCGCACGCGCGCGGTTGAGCTGCTGGCGGCCACCGGCATCCCGGCGGCGCGCGAGCGCATCGACCACTATCCGCACCAGTTCTCCGGCGGCATGCGCCAGCGCGTGGTGATCGCGCTGGCCCTGGCCGCCGAACCGCGCCTGGTGGTGGCCGACGAGCCCACCACCGCGCTGGACGTGTCGATCCAGGCGCAGATCATCGAACTGCTCAAGCGCCTGTGCCGCGAGCAGGGCACGGCCGTCATGCTGATCACCCACGACATGGGCGTGATCGCCGAGACCGCCGACCGCGTCGCCGTGATGTACGCGGGCCGCGTGGCCGAGATCGGCCCGGTGGCCGACGTGATCCACAAGCCGCGTCACCCTTACACGGCCGGCCTGATGGGCTCGATCCCGGCGCTGGATAGCCACGCCCAGCGGCTGGTGCAGATCGACGGCAGCATGCCGCGCTTGAACGCCATCCCGACGGGCTGTGCGTTCAATCCGCGTTGCGGCCAGAAGCTGCCGCGCTGCACGCAGGATCGTCCTGAATTGATGGCGGCCGGCACTTCCCGCGCCGCCTGTTGGTTGCATGAAGAAAAGGTGGCGGCATGA
- a CDS encoding ABC transporter ATP-binding protein, with the protein MSGTHPLVEVRDAARWFDVSPPWLERKLSGKPKVMLRAVDGVSFDIARGETLALVGESGCGKSTVARMLVGLYGLTRGDIRFDGQPLAGMAESGGRAMRKRLQMIFQDPYASLNPRWRVGRIIAEPMLTHTTMTPAERTARVGQLLKQVGLDPADQGRYPHQFSGGQRQRISIARALAVNPEFLVCDEPTSALDVSVQAQVLNLMKDLQRELGLTYLFISHNLAVVHHVADRVGVMYLGRMVEVAPRDELFARPRHPYTRMLLEAIPDINGAGKPRTAVAGEVPNPLNPPSGCTFHPRCPHANERCKTEAPQALAAGPAVVACHAVQEGRITA; encoded by the coding sequence ATGAGCGGCACTCACCCGTTGGTAGAAGTCCGGGACGCGGCCCGCTGGTTCGACGTGTCGCCGCCGTGGCTGGAGCGCAAGTTGTCCGGCAAGCCCAAGGTCATGCTGCGCGCCGTCGACGGCGTGTCCTTCGACATCGCGCGCGGCGAGACGCTGGCGCTGGTGGGCGAGTCGGGCTGCGGCAAGTCCACCGTGGCGCGCATGCTGGTCGGGCTGTACGGCCTGACGCGCGGCGATATCCGCTTCGACGGCCAGCCCCTGGCCGGCATGGCCGAATCCGGCGGCCGGGCCATGCGCAAGCGCCTGCAGATGATCTTCCAGGACCCGTATGCCAGCCTGAATCCGCGCTGGCGCGTGGGCCGCATCATCGCCGAGCCCATGCTGACCCACACCACCATGACGCCGGCCGAGCGCACGGCGCGCGTGGGCCAGCTGCTCAAGCAGGTGGGGCTGGATCCGGCCGACCAGGGCCGCTATCCGCACCAGTTCTCGGGCGGCCAGCGCCAGCGCATCTCGATCGCGCGCGCGCTGGCGGTCAATCCGGAGTTCCTGGTCTGCGACGAGCCGACCTCGGCGCTGGACGTGTCGGTGCAGGCGCAGGTGCTGAACCTGATGAAGGATCTGCAGCGCGAGCTGGGCCTGACCTATCTGTTCATTTCGCACAACCTGGCGGTGGTGCATCACGTGGCCGACCGCGTCGGCGTGATGTACCTGGGCCGCATGGTGGAGGTCGCGCCGCGCGACGAGCTGTTCGCGCGGCCGCGTCATCCGTACACGCGCATGCTGCTGGAGGCGATTCCCGACATCAACGGCGCCGGCAAGCCGCGCACGGCGGTGGCGGGCGAGGTGCCCAATCCGCTGAACCCGCCGTCGGGCTGCACCTTCCATCCGCGTTGCCCGCACGCCAACGAGCGCTGCAAGACCGAGGCGCCGCAGGCACTCGCGGCCGGGCCGGCGGTGGTGGCTTGTCATGCGGTGCAGGAGGGGCGGATCACGGCCTGA